A genomic stretch from Hemicordylus capensis ecotype Gifberg chromosome 5, rHemCap1.1.pri, whole genome shotgun sequence includes:
- the LOC128326340 gene encoding aminoacyl tRNA synthase complex-interacting multifunctional protein 2-like, with amino-acid sequence MLTVCLVLSHTQHMKLCLKDIVINANPALPPLSLLVLHSLLCERYKILSAVHTHSSVKSVPENLLKCFGEQTKKQSRHEYQLGFTLIWKDVPKPQIKFSIQTMCPIKREGNIARFLFSLLGQKHSAVTATLIDSWVDTAIFQLKEGSNKEKAAMLRSMNAALGKSSWLVGSELTVANIVAWCALQQTGSANTVPAHVQKWLKSCENLAPFNSALKLLK; translated from the coding sequence ATGCTAACTGTGTGTCTTGTGCTATCACATACTCAGCACATGAAACTATGCCTGAAGGATATTGTAATCAATGCCAACCCCGCTCTGCCTCCGCTCTCACTGCTAGTACTCCATAGCCTGCTTTGTGAGAGGTACAAAATACTGTCGGCTGTGCATACACACTCATCTGTGAAAAGTGTGCCGGAAAACCTCCTGAAATGCTTTGGTGAGCAGACGAAGAAGCAATCGCGACACGAATATCAGTTGGGCTTTACGCTCATCTGGAAAGATGTGCCCAAACCCCAGATTAAGTTCAGCATTCAAACCATGTGTCCCATCAAACGAGAAGGGAACATTGCTCGATTCTTGTTCTCCTTGCTGGGTCAGAAGCACAGTGCCGTCACAGCAACTCTAATAGACAGTTGGGTAGACACTGCAATCTTCCAGCTGAAAGAAGGGAGTAACAAAGAGAAGGCAGCCATGCTGCGGTCCATGAATGCAGCCCTTGGCAAGTCATCCTGGCTGGTGGGGAGTGAACTGACGGTTGCCAACATCGTAGCCTGGTGTGCGCTGCAGCAGACAGGAAGTGCCAACACTGTCCCCGCCCACGTACAGAAGTGGCTCAAGTCTTGTGAGAATCTGGCACCCTTTAACTCGGCTCTCAAGTTACTGAAGTAA